One stretch of Oceanimonas pelagia DNA includes these proteins:
- a CDS encoding TRAP transporter large permease, with the protein MELETLMVVAMFATFMGLLLLGFPVAWVLAGTGLLFALAGHVMVEQFDANLWFTWNGTIGVLDARLFGIVANELMVALPLFIFMGIMLDRSGIAERLMHSLVRALGPLRGGYALTVVIVGMLLAASTGIVGASVVLLGMLSIGPMLQANYNRSLAVGTACSVGTLGILVPPSIMLVLMADRLGTPSASVGKLFMGALVPGLMLGAMYVLYIVLLAWWKKDAAPAPERKQAMDVRAWGEVALAVLPPLVLIGAVLGSIFHGIATTTEASAVGAVGALLMALCSRRLDWQVLRDSLYQTSRTTAFIFGIFIGATVFAAVLRGLGGDDVIRQAITGLPFGTTGVMLTILFITFLLGFFLDWVEITLIILPLVAPVVFSLGVEPVWFAVLFALCLQTSFLTPPVGFALFYIKGVCPPEITTRDIYRGVAPFICLQLLGLGLVFAFEPLATWLPAHVYGGQ; encoded by the coding sequence ACCTTTATGGGGCTGTTGCTGCTGGGCTTTCCCGTGGCCTGGGTGCTGGCCGGCACCGGACTGCTGTTTGCCCTGGCCGGCCATGTGATGGTGGAGCAGTTCGACGCCAACCTCTGGTTTACCTGGAACGGCACCATCGGGGTGCTGGACGCCCGCCTGTTCGGCATTGTCGCCAACGAGCTGATGGTGGCGCTGCCGCTGTTTATTTTCATGGGCATTATGCTGGATCGCTCCGGCATTGCCGAACGCCTGATGCACAGCCTGGTGCGGGCACTGGGGCCGCTGCGGGGCGGCTATGCGCTCACCGTGGTGATCGTGGGCATGCTGCTGGCGGCGTCCACCGGCATTGTGGGGGCGTCTGTGGTGCTGCTGGGCATGCTGTCCATCGGCCCCATGCTGCAGGCCAATTACAACCGCAGTCTGGCGGTGGGCACCGCCTGCTCGGTGGGCACCCTGGGCATTCTGGTACCGCCCAGCATCATGCTGGTGCTGATGGCCGACCGGCTGGGCACGCCCTCGGCCTCGGTGGGCAAGTTGTTTATGGGCGCCCTGGTGCCCGGACTGATGCTGGGGGCCATGTATGTGCTCTATATCGTGCTGCTGGCCTGGTGGAAAAAGGACGCGGCGCCGGCCCCCGAGCGCAAGCAGGCCATGGACGTCCGGGCCTGGGGCGAGGTGGCGCTGGCGGTGTTGCCGCCATTGGTGCTGATCGGCGCCGTACTGGGCTCCATCTTTCACGGTATTGCCACCACCACCGAGGCCTCGGCGGTGGGCGCGGTGGGGGCGCTGCTGATGGCGCTGTGCAGCCGCCGGCTGGACTGGCAAGTGCTGCGTGATTCCCTCTACCAGACCAGTCGCACCACCGCCTTTATCTTCGGTATCTTTATCGGCGCCACCGTGTTTGCCGCCGTATTGCGGGGCCTGGGTGGCGACGACGTGATCCGTCAGGCCATTACCGGTCTGCCCTTTGGCACCACGGGTGTCATGCTCACCATTTTGTTTATCACCTTTCTGCTGGGGTTCTTTCTCGACTGGGTAGAGATCACCCTGATCATTCTGCCGCTGGTGGCCCCCGTGGTGTTTTCCCTCGGGGTGGAGCCGGTGTGGTTCGCGGTGCTGTTTGCCCTGTGCCTGCAAACCTCCTTTCTCACGCCGCCGGTGGGTTTTGCCCTGTTTTACATCAAGGGCGTGTGCCCGCCGGAGATCACCACCAGAGACATTTACCGGGGGGTGGCGCCCTTTATCTGCCTGCAGTTGCTGGGTCTGGGACTGGTGTTTGCATTTGAACCCCTGGCGACCTGGTTGCCCGCCCATGTCTATGGCGGCCAGTAA
- a CDS encoding 3-hydroxybutyrate dehydrogenase encodes MRLEHKVALITGAGQGIGRAIARHYAREGARVAVADLSLAGAEQTVLGIVAEGGEAIALQMDVTDEQAVNAGVQRVVQHWGRLDIALANAGIQHIEPVHKLDYADWRRVMNVHLDGAFLLTRAALAAMYEHGGGVMLYMGSVHSLEASPLKAPYVAAKHGMLGLCRTVAREGAARGVRSNIICPGFVRTPLVEKQIPEQARELGLSEQEVVQNVMLKHTVDGEFTTLEDVSELAVHLAAFPSAALTGQSVVVSHGWHMQ; translated from the coding sequence ATGCGTCTTGAACACAAGGTGGCGTTGATCACCGGCGCCGGCCAGGGCATTGGCCGGGCCATTGCCCGGCACTACGCCCGGGAAGGTGCCCGGGTGGCGGTGGCGGATTTAAGCCTGGCCGGGGCCGAGCAGACGGTGCTGGGCATCGTCGCCGAGGGCGGCGAAGCCATTGCCCTGCAGATGGACGTGACCGACGAACAGGCGGTGAACGCCGGCGTGCAGCGGGTGGTGCAGCACTGGGGCCGGCTCGATATCGCCCTGGCCAACGCCGGCATTCAGCATATTGAGCCGGTGCACAAGCTGGACTACGCCGACTGGCGCCGGGTCATGAACGTGCACCTCGACGGCGCCTTTCTGCTCACCCGCGCCGCGCTGGCGGCCATGTATGAACACGGCGGCGGTGTCATGCTCTACATGGGCTCAGTGCACTCGCTGGAGGCGTCACCGCTGAAGGCGCCCTATGTGGCGGCCAAGCACGGCATGCTGGGGCTGTGCCGCACCGTGGCCCGGGAAGGGGCGGCCAGGGGCGTGCGCAGCAACATCATCTGCCCGGGCTTTGTGCGCACGCCTCTGGTGGAAAAACAGATTCCCGAGCAGGCGCGGGAGCTGGGCCTGAGTGAACAGGAAGTGGTGCAGAACGTCATGCTTAAACACACGGTGGACGGCGAGTTTACCACCCTGGAGGACGTGTCCGAGCTGGCGGTGCACCTGGCGGCGTTTCCGTCGGCGGCGCTCACCGGTCAGTCGGTGGTGGTCAGCCACGGCTGGCACATGCAATAG
- a CDS encoding acetoacetate--CoA ligase encodes MTNNEVLWTPTPALREHSHMARYINWLESRGLGGFAGYDALHAWSVREPEAFWQSVWDFCGLHCHTPASRVLGRRDMPGAEWFPGMRMNFAANLLRHGTGPLADHDAVVCHGESGAPARYSFARLYRDVGALEAWLRAQGVQSGDRVAGVVTHGYEALVAMLAATSMGAVWSSASPDFGAEAIIDRFGQISPSVLVLVNGYRYGGRDYDRREEFARVVQGLPGLRAVLSVPVLPGLGEQAGPAVTCWSRALAEGRGQAPSFTPLPADHPVYILFSSGTTGKPKCIVHGAAGTLVNHAKELVLHGDLGAGDRLMYYTTCGWMMWNWQASALLAGVTLITVDGAVAQPDLNRLWALAEQERVTHFGTSARFLAECRKTGLQPGQRFDLTALRLVFSTGSPLLPEDYDWVYGTLPKQVLLGSIAGGTDICGCFVGCCPLLPVRRGEIQCRLLGVDAVAMDEQGRETTGRGELVCRQPLPCMPVGFWQDSDNKRYHDAYFETFPGVWAHGDYVAFTGHGGAIIYGRSDATLNPGGVRIGTAEIYRQVELDPNIKDSLVVGRQTDGDVEVVLLVVADERLSEDQCRMLRQRIRTGASPRHMPRHIVQVPEIPYTRSGKKVELAVARLLNGGGRSDNRDALANPQALEAIADCLREAGLRKP; translated from the coding sequence ATGACGAACAATGAAGTGCTGTGGACACCCACGCCGGCGCTGCGGGAGCACAGCCACATGGCGCGCTATATCAACTGGCTGGAAAGCCGGGGACTGGGTGGTTTTGCCGGCTATGACGCCCTGCATGCCTGGTCGGTGCGCGAGCCCGAGGCATTCTGGCAGTCGGTATGGGACTTCTGCGGCCTGCACTGCCACACCCCGGCCAGCCGGGTGCTGGGCCGGCGCGACATGCCGGGGGCCGAGTGGTTTCCCGGCATGCGCATGAACTTTGCCGCCAATCTACTGCGCCACGGCACCGGCCCTCTGGCCGACCACGACGCCGTGGTATGCCATGGCGAGAGTGGTGCTCCTGCCCGTTACAGTTTTGCCCGGCTGTACCGGGACGTGGGCGCGCTGGAGGCCTGGCTGCGGGCGCAGGGTGTACAGAGCGGCGACCGGGTGGCGGGCGTGGTCACCCATGGTTACGAGGCGCTGGTGGCCATGCTGGCGGCCACCAGCATGGGCGCGGTGTGGAGCTCGGCATCGCCGGACTTTGGTGCCGAGGCCATCATTGACCGCTTTGGCCAGATAAGCCCCAGCGTGCTGGTGCTGGTCAACGGTTATCGCTATGGCGGCCGGGACTACGACCGCCGCGAGGAATTTGCCAGGGTGGTGCAGGGGCTGCCGGGGCTGCGCGCGGTGCTGAGCGTGCCCGTGCTGCCGGGGCTGGGAGAGCAGGCCGGGCCGGCCGTGACCTGCTGGTCCCGGGCCCTGGCCGAGGGCCGGGGCCAGGCGCCTTCCTTTACCCCGCTGCCCGCCGATCATCCGGTATACATACTGTTTTCCTCCGGCACCACAGGCAAGCCCAAGTGCATTGTGCACGGCGCCGCCGGCACCCTGGTCAATCACGCCAAGGAGCTGGTGCTGCACGGCGATCTGGGGGCGGGAGACCGGCTGATGTATTACACCACCTGCGGCTGGATGATGTGGAACTGGCAGGCCTCGGCGCTGCTGGCCGGAGTGACCCTGATCACCGTGGACGGCGCCGTGGCGCAGCCGGATCTCAACCGGCTGTGGGCGCTGGCGGAGCAGGAGCGGGTCACCCACTTTGGCACCAGTGCGCGGTTTCTGGCCGAGTGCCGCAAAACCGGCCTGCAACCGGGGCAGCGTTTTGATTTAACGGCGCTGCGGCTGGTGTTTTCCACCGGCTCGCCGCTGCTGCCGGAAGACTACGACTGGGTCTATGGCACCCTGCCGAAGCAAGTGCTGCTGGGCTCCATTGCCGGCGGCACCGACATTTGCGGCTGCTTTGTGGGCTGCTGCCCGCTGCTGCCGGTGCGCCGGGGCGAAATTCAGTGCCGCTTGCTGGGGGTGGACGCGGTGGCCATGGACGAGCAGGGCCGGGAAACCACCGGCCGGGGCGAGCTGGTGTGCCGCCAGCCGTTGCCGTGCATGCCCGTGGGTTTCTGGCAGGATAGCGACAATAAGCGCTACCATGACGCCTATTTCGAGACCTTTCCCGGGGTCTGGGCCCACGGTGACTATGTGGCCTTTACCGGGCACGGCGGCGCCATTATCTATGGCCGCTCCGACGCCACCCTCAACCCGGGGGGCGTGCGCATCGGTACCGCGGAGATTTACCGCCAGGTGGAGCTGGACCCCAATATCAAGGACAGTCTGGTGGTGGGCCGGCAGACAGACGGCGACGTGGAGGTGGTGTTGCTGGTGGTGGCGGATGAGCGCCTGAGCGAGGATCAGTGCCGAATGCTGCGCCAGCGCATTCGCACCGGCGCCAGCCCCCGGCACATGCCCCGCCATATCGTGCAGGTGCCGGAAATTCCCTACACCCGCAGCGGCAAAAAGGTGGAGCTGGCGGTGGCCCGGCTGCTCAATGGCGGGGGCCGAAGCGACAACCGTGATGCCCTGGCCAACCCTCAGGCGCTGGAGGCCATTGCCGACTGCCTGCGCGAGGCCGGTCTGCGCAAGCCCTGA
- a CDS encoding DksA/TraR family C4-type zinc finger protein: MAGGWSRDGAVQDQIDASVEDAVQNARRRLGAGDSLRHCEECDAPIPEARRQAVPGVRLCIECQGKEEKQRQGSGINRRASKDSQLR; the protein is encoded by the coding sequence ATGGCAGGAGGATGGTCACGGGACGGCGCCGTGCAGGATCAGATAGACGCCAGTGTCGAAGACGCGGTGCAGAATGCCCGCCGCCGGCTGGGCGCCGGCGACAGCCTGCGCCACTGCGAGGAATGCGATGCCCCCATACCCGAGGCCCGCCGCCAGGCGGTGCCCGGGGTTCGGCTGTGCATTGAGTGCCAGGGCAAGGAAGAAAAACAGCGCCAGGGCAGCGGCATTAACCGCCGCGCCAGCAAGGACAGCCAGCTGAGGTAG
- the betA gene encoding choline dehydrogenase: protein MSNEFDYIIVGAGSAGCVLANRLTEDGTTRVLLLETGGSDKSIFIQMPTALSIPMNTEKYAWQFHTEPEPFLDNRRMHCPRGKVLGGSSSINGMVYVRGHARDFDEWQQHGAEGWDYAHCLPYFKKAETWAFGGDDYRGDSGPLGVNNGNNMQNPLYQAFVDAGVEAGYFHTPDYNGRQQEGFGPMHMTVKNGRRWSTANAYLRPAMSRPNLTVITHALVHRVLLEGKQAVGVRFEHKGRVQEMRVNKEVILSAGSIGSPHLLQLSGIGDRSTLEAAGIEVRHELPGVGENLQDHLEFYFQFRCKEPISLNGKLDLWNKFKIGTRWILNKDGLGATNHFESCGFIRSRAGVEWPDLQYHFLPAAMRYDGREAFSGHGFQVHIGHNKPKSRGYVKVASADPKAAPTIRFNYLEHEDDREGFRACVRLTREIINQPAMDPYRAEEIQPGEHIRTDEEIDAFVRQAVESAYHPSCTCPMGTDDMAVVDPEAKVRGITGLRVVDSSIFPTIPNGNLNSPTIMVAERAADLIRGKTPLAPSTAEVGMDQQWQQRQRAGQPVRKMG, encoded by the coding sequence ATGAGCAACGAATTTGACTACATCATAGTGGGCGCCGGCTCCGCCGGTTGCGTGCTGGCCAACCGGCTGACCGAAGACGGCACCACCCGGGTGCTGCTGCTGGAAACCGGCGGCAGCGACAAGAGCATCTTTATTCAGATGCCCACGGCGCTGTCCATTCCCATGAACACCGAAAAATACGCCTGGCAGTTTCACACCGAGCCCGAGCCCTTTCTCGACAACCGCCGCATGCACTGCCCCCGGGGCAAGGTGCTGGGCGGCTCGTCCTCCATCAACGGCATGGTCTATGTGCGTGGCCATGCCCGCGACTTTGACGAGTGGCAGCAGCACGGCGCCGAAGGCTGGGACTATGCCCACTGCCTGCCCTACTTCAAAAAGGCCGAAACCTGGGCCTTTGGCGGTGATGATTACCGGGGCGACAGCGGCCCGCTGGGAGTGAACAACGGCAACAACATGCAAAACCCCCTGTACCAGGCCTTTGTGGATGCCGGGGTGGAAGCGGGTTACTTTCATACTCCCGACTACAACGGCCGTCAGCAGGAAGGCTTTGGCCCCATGCACATGACGGTGAAAAACGGCCGCCGCTGGTCCACCGCCAATGCCTATCTGCGACCGGCCATGAGCCGGCCCAACCTGACCGTGATCACCCATGCCCTGGTGCACAGAGTGCTGCTGGAAGGCAAGCAGGCGGTGGGGGTGCGCTTTGAGCACAAGGGCCGGGTACAGGAGATGCGGGTCAACAAGGAGGTGATCCTCAGCGCCGGCTCCATCGGCTCGCCGCACCTGCTGCAGCTGTCCGGCATCGGCGACAGGAGCACCCTGGAAGCGGCCGGCATCGAGGTGCGGCACGAGCTGCCCGGCGTGGGCGAAAACCTGCAGGATCACCTGGAGTTCTATTTTCAGTTCCGTTGCAAGGAGCCCATCTCCCTTAACGGCAAGCTCGATCTGTGGAACAAGTTCAAAATTGGCACCCGCTGGATCCTGAACAAGGACGGCCTGGGCGCCACCAACCACTTTGAGTCCTGCGGCTTTATTCGTTCCAGGGCCGGAGTGGAATGGCCGGATCTGCAGTATCACTTTCTGCCCGCCGCCATGCGCTACGACGGTCGTGAAGCCTTTTCCGGCCACGGCTTTCAGGTGCATATCGGCCACAACAAGCCGAAAAGCCGGGGTTATGTGAAGGTGGCCAGCGCCGATCCCAAGGCCGCTCCCACCATTCGCTTCAACTACCTGGAGCACGAAGACGACCGGGAAGGCTTTCGCGCCTGTGTGCGCCTGACCCGGGAGATCATCAACCAGCCGGCGATGGACCCTTACCGCGCGGAAGAGATCCAGCCCGGCGAGCACATTCGCACCGACGAGGAAATTGACGCCTTTGTGCGCCAGGCGGTGGAAAGCGCCTATCACCCGTCCTGCACCTGCCCCATGGGCACCGACGACATGGCTGTGGTGGATCCGGAAGCCAAAGTGCGCGGCATTACCGGCCTGCGGGTGGTGGACTCGTCCATTTTCCCCACCATTCCCAACGGCAACCTGAACTCCCCCACCATCATGGTGGCGGAGCGGGCCGCGGATCTGATCAGGGGCAAGACGCCCCTGGCCCCCTCCACGGCGGAGGTGGGCATGGACCAACAGTGGCAACAGCGCCAGCGCGCCGGCCAGCCGGTGCGCAAGATGGGCTGA
- the betB gene encoding betaine-aldehyde dehydrogenase, with translation MSLTRHQNFVDGRYVANRSGETFTVVNPATGEAIYDVEVADEHIQALAIDSAQRGFEQWSAMTGMERSRILLRAVALLRERNDELARIEVLDTGKPWQEASVVDVVTGADSIEFFAGLAPSIEGNQQDLGGDFYYTRREPLGICAGIGAWNYPLQIACWKSAPALACGNAMIFKPSEETPLGALKLAEIFIEAGVPAGVFNVVQGDGAVGAWLTNHPDIAKVSFTGEVGTGKKVMATAAGSLKDVTMELGGKSPLIIFDDADLDDAVSAAMLGNFYTQGEICTNGTRVFVHKRIYSDFMARLLDRTRNNIVAGDPMDPATNFGALISKGHHEKVLGYIRKGIEEGATLACGGEALRPASAPNGYFVAPTIFTDCRDDMTICREEIFGPVMSVLTFEDENEVIARANDTDTGLAAGVFTNDLRRGHRVIHQLQAGICWINAYGASPAEMPVGGYKLSGIGRENGLATLHHYTQLKSVYVGMNKLESPF, from the coding sequence ATGTCATTGACCCGACACCAGAACTTTGTTGACGGCCGCTATGTGGCCAACCGCAGTGGCGAAACCTTTACCGTGGTCAATCCGGCCACCGGCGAGGCCATTTATGACGTGGAAGTGGCCGACGAGCACATTCAGGCGCTGGCCATCGACTCGGCGCAACGCGGCTTTGAACAATGGTCGGCCATGACCGGCATGGAACGCAGCCGCATTCTGCTGCGTGCCGTGGCGCTGCTGCGTGAACGCAATGACGAGCTGGCCCGCATCGAGGTGCTGGACACCGGCAAGCCCTGGCAGGAAGCCTCCGTGGTCGACGTGGTCACCGGCGCCGACAGCATTGAGTTCTTCGCCGGCCTGGCGCCTTCTATCGAGGGCAACCAGCAGGATCTGGGCGGCGACTTCTACTACACCCGCCGCGAGCCCCTGGGCATCTGCGCCGGCATTGGCGCCTGGAACTATCCGCTGCAGATCGCCTGCTGGAAGTCCGCCCCGGCCCTGGCCTGCGGCAACGCCATGATCTTCAAGCCCTCGGAAGAAACCCCGCTGGGCGCCCTCAAGCTGGCTGAAATCTTTATCGAGGCCGGCGTGCCCGCCGGCGTGTTCAACGTGGTGCAGGGCGACGGCGCCGTGGGCGCCTGGCTCACCAACCACCCGGACATTGCCAAGGTGTCGTTTACCGGCGAAGTGGGCACCGGCAAGAAGGTCATGGCCACCGCCGCCGGCAGCCTGAAGGACGTGACCATGGAGCTGGGCGGCAAGTCGCCGCTGATCATCTTTGACGATGCGGATCTGGACGATGCCGTGTCCGCCGCCATGCTGGGCAACTTCTACACCCAGGGCGAAATCTGCACCAACGGCACCCGGGTGTTTGTGCACAAGCGCATTTACTCAGACTTTATGGCGCGGCTGCTGGATCGCACCCGCAACAACATTGTGGCCGGCGACCCCATGGATCCCGCCACCAACTTCGGCGCCCTGATCTCCAAAGGCCACCATGAAAAGGTGCTGGGCTACATTCGCAAGGGCATTGAGGAAGGCGCCACCCTGGCCTGTGGCGGCGAGGCGCTGCGTCCGGCCTCGGCCCCCAACGGTTATTTTGTGGCCCCCACCATTTTCACCGACTGCCGTGACGACATGACCATCTGCCGGGAAGAGATCTTCGGCCCTGTGATGTCGGTGCTGACCTTTGAAGACGAGAACGAAGTGATCGCCCGCGCCAACGACACCGACACCGGTCTTGCCGCCGGCGTGTTCACCAACGATCTGCGCCGGGGCCACCGGGTCATTCACCAGCTGCAGGCCGGCATCTGCTGGATTAATGCCTACGGCGCTTCCCCCGCCGAAATGCCGGTAGGCGGCTACAAGCTGTCCGGCATCGGCCGGGAAAACGGCCTGGCCACCCTGCACCACTACACCCAGCTGAAGTCGGTGTATGTGGGCATGAACAAGCTGGAAAGCCCGTTTTAA
- the betI gene encoding transcriptional regulator BetI, producing the protein MPITGIKDTRKKQLIEATLASVAEYGLQNTTINSISRLAGMSSGIISHYFGGKQGLIEATVRQLLDELKLALLSRTEGAPTSPQQRLMMIVEANFTEFQRSRPATKSWLSFWAQAMHDPSLARLQQVNSQRLISNLTYSFRPLLGAEPARIAARQTAAMIDGFWLRSALSASPEQDFRDGEQLCKAFITDLLQHHGVTPCH; encoded by the coding sequence ATGCCCATTACCGGAATCAAGGACACCCGTAAAAAACAGCTGATCGAGGCCACCCTGGCGTCGGTGGCCGAATACGGCCTGCAGAACACCACCATCAACAGCATCAGCCGGCTGGCCGGCATGTCGTCCGGCATTATCAGCCATTACTTCGGCGGCAAGCAGGGCCTGATTGAAGCCACCGTACGCCAGCTGCTGGACGAGCTCAAGCTGGCGCTACTGTCCCGCACCGAGGGTGCCCCCACCAGCCCGCAACAGCGGCTGATGATGATAGTGGAAGCCAACTTCACCGAGTTTCAGCGTTCACGCCCGGCCACCAAGTCGTGGCTGAGCTTCTGGGCCCAGGCCATGCACGACCCGAGCCTGGCACGGCTGCAGCAGGTGAACAGCCAGCGGCTGATCAGCAACCTGACCTATTCGTTCCGCCCCCTGCTGGGTGCGGAGCCGGCCCGCATTGCCGCCCGCCAGACCGCCGCCATGATCGACGGCTTCTGGCTGCGCAGTGCCCTCAGCGCCAGTCCCGAGCAGGATTTCCGCGACGGCGAGCAACTGTGCAAGGCCTTTATCACCGATTTGCTACAGCACCATGGAGTAACCCCATGTCATTGA
- the fdhA gene encoding formaldehyde dehydrogenase, glutathione-independent, with protein sequence MCAIHGNRGVVYTGPGKVEVQSIAFPELSLGNRACHHGVILKVVSTNICGSDQHMVRGRTTAPSGLVLGHEITGQIIECGRDVEFLKVGDIVSVPFNIACGRCRNCKEGKTGICLNVNPARPGAAYGYVDMGGWVGGQSEYVMVPYADFNLLKFPDPNQALEKIRDLTLLSDIFPTGFHGCVTAGVGPGSTVYIAGAGPVGLAAAASAQLLGAACVIVGDMNPERLAQARSFGCETIDLREDGSMEDKLEVILGEREVDAFVDCVGFEAHACGCNHGKEAPATVLNSAMQVTRAGGQIGIPGLYVTEDPGAVDEAAREGALSMRFGLGWAKSHSFHTGQCPVMKYHRPLMQAILFDKVQIAKAVNVQVISLDQAVQGYADFDGGVAKKFVIDPHGMVA encoded by the coding sequence ATGTGCGCAATACACGGTAACAGAGGGGTGGTCTACACCGGGCCGGGCAAGGTTGAAGTACAGTCCATTGCCTTTCCCGAACTGTCTCTGGGCAACCGGGCCTGCCATCACGGCGTTATTCTCAAGGTGGTGTCCACCAACATCTGCGGCAGCGACCAGCACATGGTGCGCGGGCGTACCACGGCGCCGTCCGGCCTGGTGCTGGGTCACGAAATTACCGGCCAGATCATCGAGTGCGGCCGCGACGTGGAATTCCTCAAGGTCGGCGATATCGTCTCCGTGCCCTTCAACATTGCCTGCGGCCGCTGCCGCAACTGCAAGGAAGGCAAGACCGGCATCTGCCTGAACGTGAACCCCGCCCGTCCCGGCGCCGCCTACGGCTATGTGGACATGGGCGGCTGGGTCGGCGGCCAGTCCGAATACGTGATGGTGCCCTACGCCGACTTCAACCTGCTGAAGTTCCCGGATCCGAATCAGGCGCTGGAAAAGATCCGCGATCTTACCCTGCTGTCCGACATCTTCCCCACCGGTTTCCACGGCTGCGTGACTGCCGGCGTGGGCCCGGGCTCCACCGTTTACATTGCCGGTGCCGGCCCCGTGGGCCTGGCGGCCGCCGCCTCGGCCCAGTTGCTGGGCGCGGCCTGCGTGATCGTGGGCGACATGAATCCGGAGCGTCTGGCCCAGGCCCGCAGTTTTGGTTGTGAGACCATCGACCTGCGCGAAGACGGCTCCATGGAAGACAAGCTGGAAGTCATTCTGGGCGAGCGGGAAGTGGATGCCTTTGTGGACTGCGTGGGCTTTGAGGCGCATGCCTGCGGCTGCAATCACGGCAAGGAGGCGCCGGCCACCGTGCTCAACTCCGCCATGCAGGTCACCCGCGCCGGCGGCCAGATCGGCATTCCCGGCCTGTACGTGACCGAAGATCCGGGCGCGGTAGACGAGGCGGCACGGGAAGGGGCACTGAGCATGCGCTTCGGCCTGGGCTGGGCCAAGTCCCACTCCTTCCACACCGGTCAGTGTCCGGTAATGAAGTATCACCGCCCGCTGATGCAGGCCATCCTGTTCGACAAGGTGCAGATCGCCAAGGCCGTGAACGTGCAGGTGATTTCGCTGGATCAGGCGGTGCAGGGCTATGCCGACTTTGACGGCGGCGTGGCCAAGAAATTTGTGATCGACCCCCATGGCATGGTGGCCTGA
- a CDS encoding formate dehydrogenase subunit gamma, protein MDETQAGVPDTVETIVTSLKHKPGALLPILHGIQDHLGYIPDDAIPVIARALRITAADVHGVVSFYHYFRSEQPGRHVVELCRAEACQARGARALEAHAKARLGVDYGQTTTDRSITLKPVYCLGNCATGPSVRVGEHIKGRMDPARFDRLVDDLTTYKLELN, encoded by the coding sequence ATGGATGAGACTCAAGCAGGCGTTCCAGACACTGTTGAAACAATAGTGACGTCACTCAAACACAAACCCGGCGCCCTGTTGCCCATCCTGCATGGTATTCAGGACCATCTTGGCTACATTCCCGATGATGCCATTCCCGTTATCGCCAGGGCCTTGCGCATTACCGCCGCCGATGTGCACGGGGTGGTGAGCTTTTATCATTATTTTCGTTCCGAACAGCCCGGCCGCCATGTGGTGGAACTGTGCCGGGCCGAGGCCTGCCAGGCCCGGGGCGCCCGCGCCCTTGAAGCCCACGCCAAAGCCAGGCTGGGCGTGGACTACGGCCAGACCACGACCGATCGCAGCATTACCCTTAAACCGGTCTATTGCCTGGGCAACTGCGCCACCGGTCCCTCGGTGCGGGTAGGAGAGCACATCAAAGGCCGCATGGATCCGGCCCGCTTTGACCGCCTGGTGGACGACCTGACCACCTACAAACTGGAGCTGAACTGA